The nucleotide sequence CGCTTACGCGTATCGGGCTCGCGGTGCTCCTGCTCGCTGCATGCAGCGAGCAGGCGGCAACGGTTGCGCCCGTGGACATCACGCGAGACACCACTTGCGCGCTGGACGGCATGGTGCTGGCGGACTATCCGGGACCGAAGGGACAGATCCACTACGACCGGGGATCGCCGGATTTCTTCTGTGACACGATGGAACTCATCTCGATTCATCTCCGGCCGGAACAGCAGAAGCGTGTCGTTGCGCTGTTCGTGCAGGACATGGGGCAGGCCGACTGGAACGAGCCGCGCGGACACTGGATCGATGCCCGCGGCGCCTTCTACGTTCGGGGCAGCGGCCGTCACGGGTCGATGGGACCGACGCTGGCGTCGTTTGCACGCGAGGACGATGCCCAGGCATTCGCGAAGCGGCACGGCGGAAAGGTGCTGCGCTTCAACGAGATCACGATCGACATGGTGGCACTCGACGGTGGCGTGATACGGGACGAAAGGATGTGAGCCGCGTGCGGGAAGCCGCAGGCGCCCGCAAGGAGGCAGGCGCCCGCAAGGAGGTCGGAATGAACAGGCGACAACTGCTCTTCGGGATGGCGAGCGCCGGAGGTCTGGCCGGACTCGGCTTCGGTTGCCGGCGCGCGGCGGACAGCGTCGGCGAGTTCGAAGTCGTTCACCGCACCTCGCGGGCACTCGGCGCAGAAGTCAGCATGACCGCACTGCATGCGTCGAGGCAAACGGCTGAGGAGGCGATCAGCGCCGCCTTCGACGAACTGGAACTGGTCGAGAGCATCATGAGCCTGTATCGGCCTGAGAGCGAG is from Betaproteobacteria bacterium and encodes:
- a CDS encoding nitrous oxide reductase accessory protein NosL yields the protein MNTCVCEGDTLLARACSALTRIGLAVLLLAACSEQAATVAPVDITRDTTCALDGMVLADYPGPKGQIHYDRGSPDFFCDTMELISIHLRPEQQKRVVALFVQDMGQADWNEPRGHWIDARGAFYVRGSGRHGSMGPTLASFAREDDAQAFAKRHGGKVLRFNEITIDMVALDGGVIRDERM